In Paenibacillus sp. FSL R7-0345, a single window of DNA contains:
- a CDS encoding ABC transporter substrate-binding protein, with product MKLHSQFLKLHSRHGGAAEASVTLDELAHTLGCTHRNALNVINKLAGQGWICWTPSRGRGRRSSLKFLAGAEEVALSSMMQAISSSDIRTAVEGIRGHARSSSLQDTLQGWLLAYFGYHSEQRSDKRIDTLRLPVRQQLHNLDPLYMNLLAESFVSSHIFDGLVARSGGQERINPGLAHTWDTNEPRTVWTFHLRKDVLFHHGKVLAAEDVVFSFERMMITSQRMLYSNIFKDIWEVKALNPGTVRFLLKQPNELFLPFLCTSRAAIVPRDLETALAGSFGRRPVGTGPFKLVEMNEDLCTLEVFPYYFQGRAHLDRVEILHVPWNIATAAPETSSAFHIVHNPSAGSSAEWSRIHSDYSVRKFVTCNTKKKGPLSDPLIRADVLACLSAGSDSLGKSPVDSDTVRAGNDAAATALQIATIPQYAGDAEAVAAKLNGCGYCCRVLSVSPEEFKGPVRLQADLIVFSLLRDQDEQLRLFDLYSTMVQHLEPRTRADIEGRLRLIAREPDNEARAAGFREIEDSLREKHQLHILYEKPAETAYLPSVRGVTFNSQGWVDLRHLWFPPEL from the coding sequence ATGAAGCTGCACAGCCAATTTTTGAAGCTGCACTCCCGGCATGGCGGAGCTGCTGAAGCTTCCGTTACCCTGGATGAGCTGGCCCATACACTGGGCTGCACCCACCGCAACGCGCTAAATGTCATTAACAAGCTTGCCGGACAGGGCTGGATCTGCTGGACCCCCAGCCGGGGGCGGGGGCGGCGCTCCTCTCTGAAGTTCCTCGCGGGAGCCGAAGAGGTTGCGCTGAGCTCCATGATGCAGGCTATCAGCAGCAGCGACATCCGCACCGCCGTCGAAGGCATCCGCGGGCATGCCCGCTCTTCCTCTCTGCAGGATACCCTGCAGGGCTGGCTGCTGGCCTATTTCGGCTATCACTCCGAGCAGCGCAGTGACAAGCGGATTGATACGCTGCGGCTTCCGGTCAGGCAGCAGCTGCATAATCTGGACCCGCTGTATATGAATCTGCTGGCGGAGTCCTTTGTGTCCAGCCATATATTTGACGGTCTGGTGGCCCGCAGCGGCGGACAAGAGCGGATTAACCCCGGCCTGGCCCACACTTGGGATACCAATGAGCCGCGCACTGTCTGGACCTTCCATCTGCGCAAGGATGTGCTGTTCCATCACGGAAAAGTACTCGCCGCTGAGGATGTTGTCTTTTCATTCGAGCGGATGATGATAACCTCGCAGCGGATGTTGTACAGCAACATTTTTAAAGACATTTGGGAAGTGAAGGCGCTTAATCCGGGAACCGTGCGTTTCCTGCTGAAGCAGCCGAACGAGCTGTTTCTCCCTTTCCTGTGTACCAGCCGGGCGGCAATTGTGCCGCGTGATCTGGAGACAGCCTTGGCCGGCAGCTTCGGACGCAGACCCGTAGGGACCGGCCCGTTCAAGCTGGTGGAGATGAATGAGGACCTGTGCACGCTGGAGGTGTTTCCTTATTATTTTCAGGGCCGGGCCCACCTGGACCGGGTGGAGATTCTTCATGTTCCGTGGAACATCGCTACAGCTGCACCAGAGACAAGCTCAGCATTTCATATCGTCCACAATCCTTCCGCCGGCAGTTCAGCTGAATGGAGCCGGATTCATTCGGATTATTCGGTACGTAAATTCGTGACCTGCAATACAAAGAAAAAAGGCCCGCTCAGCGACCCGCTGATCCGCGCGGATGTACTTGCCTGCCTGAGCGCCGGGAGTGATTCGCTTGGCAAGTCTCCGGTTGATTCTGATACTGTCCGTGCAGGTAATGATGCCGCTGCAACGGCACTGCAGATTGCAACGATTCCGCAGTATGCCGGAGATGCCGAAGCGGTCGCCGCAAAGCTGAACGGCTGCGGATATTGTTGCCGCGTATTATCCGTTTCTCCGGAAGAATTCAAAGGTCCGGTGCGCCTGCAGGCCGACCTGATTGTCTTCTCGCTATTACGTGATCAGGATGAGCAGCTGCGGCTGTTCGACCTCTACTCTACTATGGTACAGCATTTGGAGCCGCGGACACGGGCAGATATCGAGGGCAGACTGCGCCTGATCGCCCGTGAGCCGGATAATGAAGCCAGAGCGGCAGGCTTCCGGGAAATTGAGGACAGCCTGCGCGAGAAGCATCAGCTGCATATTTTGTACGAAAAACCGGCTGAAACCGCCTACCTCCCCTCTGTCCGCGGGGTTACCTTTAACAGCCAGGGCTGGGTGGATCTGCGCCATTTGTGGTTTCCGCCTGAGCTGTAA
- a CDS encoding discoidin domain-containing protein gives MWIYILITLLITGQMGIFPKVSAAAGNLAQGKSITASSVGDVYTAVNANDGNQGTYWESASNAFPQWIKVDLAANSSVNQVVLMLPAGWESRTQTLSVQGSTNDSAYSNLAASSSYVFNPAAGGNTVTINFTAATVRYIKINFTANTGWPAAQISELEVYGSNVTTPGTYEAEAAALSGGAKTNTDHSGYTGSAFVDGYLAQGASTAFTVTAGGAGNYDASLRYANASGSSKTISIYVNGTKIRQTQLPNLANWDTWGVRSETLTLNAGTNTIAYKYDAADSGNVNLDQLVLTVSSAPTASPTAAPTIAPTTVPTVTPTTAPTPSPTVAPTTAPTPTATVTPAPTATPTTVPSSNLAIGKAVNASSSVFTFVPANANDGDVTTYWEGAGGSYPNTLSVNLGANANITSVVVKLNPASAWATRTQTIEVLGRNQNNASFSTIVPSAAYTFNPSTGNSVTIPVTATASELQLKFTANTGSSAGQVAEFQIFGTPAANPDLTITALSWNPAAPVETDTITLSAVVKNTGTAASAATNVNFYLGTTLAGTAQAGTLAAGASGNVSLNIGAKDAGTYAVSAKVDENNTVIELNESNNSYTSPSSLTVVPVSSSDLVTGAVSWSPGNPAGGNIITFTAAIKNQGTAASAGGAHNITLTLTDASTNAVIKTLTGSYGGVINSGVTTAPVTLGTWTAVNGKYNVKTQIAVDGNELPVKQANNTETRPLFIGRGANMPYDMYEAEDGVTGGGAVKLAANRNIGDLAGEASGRRAVTLNTTGSYVEFTTRASTNTLVTRFSIPDSASGDGINSTLNIYVNGVFTKAINLTSKYAWLYGSETSPGNLPGAGSPRHIYDEANIMFDNTIPAGSTIRLQKDAANTSQYAIDFISLEQVTPIANPDPSKYAVPAGFTHQDVQNALDKVRMDTTGKLEGVYLPAGNYETSNKFQVYGKAVKVVGAGPWYTRFYAPASQSNTDVGFRATDSANGSTFTGFAYFGNYTSRIDGPGKVFDFANVANITIDNIWTEHMVCMYWGANTDYMIIRNSRIRNTFADGINMTNGSTNNLVSNNEARATGDDSFALFSAIDAGGSDMKDNVYENLTSILTWRAAGVAVYGGYANTFRNIYIADTLCYSGITISSLDFGYPMNGFGATPTTNLQNISIVRAGGHFWGSQTFPAIWVFSASKVFQGIRVSDVDIIDPTYHGIMFQTNYVGSAPQFPVADTIFTNITITGAQKSGDAFDAKSGVGIWANESAEPGQGPAVGSVVFNNLKITNTVTPIKNNTSTFTITVNP, from the coding sequence ATGTGGATATATATCCTGATTACTCTGCTGATTACGGGCCAGATGGGGATTTTTCCGAAGGTAAGCGCTGCGGCGGGGAATCTGGCCCAGGGCAAGAGCATTACCGCAAGCTCGGTCGGTGATGTCTACACGGCGGTGAATGCAAATGACGGCAATCAGGGAACGTACTGGGAGAGCGCCAGCAATGCTTTTCCGCAATGGATTAAGGTGGATCTTGCAGCTAACAGCAGTGTTAATCAGGTTGTGCTGATGCTGCCGGCAGGCTGGGAGAGCAGAACGCAGACGTTGTCCGTGCAGGGCAGCACCAATGACTCTGCATACAGCAATCTTGCCGCATCTTCAAGCTATGTGTTTAATCCGGCGGCGGGCGGCAATACAGTAACGATTAATTTTACTGCTGCTACTGTCAGGTATATTAAAATCAATTTCACTGCCAATACCGGCTGGCCGGCAGCCCAGATATCTGAGCTGGAGGTGTACGGCAGTAATGTGACCACACCGGGAACGTATGAGGCAGAGGCGGCTGCTTTAAGCGGCGGTGCCAAGACCAATACCGACCACAGCGGGTATACGGGCAGCGCTTTTGTTGACGGTTACTTAGCGCAGGGAGCTTCCACCGCTTTCACGGTTACTGCAGGAGGAGCAGGAAATTACGATGCTTCCCTCCGGTATGCAAATGCCTCAGGCAGCTCCAAGACAATCAGCATCTACGTCAATGGTACGAAAATCAGACAGACTCAGCTCCCCAATCTGGCAAACTGGGATACCTGGGGAGTCAGAAGTGAGACATTGACACTAAACGCCGGGACGAACACGATTGCCTACAAATATGACGCGGCTGACAGCGGAAATGTGAATCTGGACCAGCTGGTGCTTACTGTCTCATCTGCTCCAACAGCCAGTCCGACAGCAGCCCCTACAATTGCACCGACTACGGTTCCGACTGTGACACCAACAACTGCTCCAACGCCGTCTCCGACAGTAGCTCCTACAACGGCTCCCACGCCAACGGCAACCGTTACTCCGGCCCCGACGGCTACGCCTACTACAGTTCCCTCCTCCAATCTGGCCATTGGTAAAGCCGTTAATGCCTCATCCTCTGTCTTTACCTTTGTCCCGGCTAATGCCAATGACGGCGATGTGACCACTTATTGGGAAGGCGCAGGCGGAAGCTATCCGAATACACTCAGTGTGAACCTTGGCGCGAACGCCAATATCACCTCAGTCGTTGTGAAGCTGAATCCTGCTTCTGCCTGGGCAACCCGCACACAAACGATAGAGGTGCTGGGCCGTAACCAGAACAACGCGTCATTCTCCACAATCGTACCGTCAGCAGCCTATACCTTCAACCCTTCCACCGGCAATTCGGTGACCATTCCTGTTACCGCTACGGCCAGCGAGCTGCAGCTGAAGTTTACGGCCAATACCGGCTCAAGCGCCGGCCAGGTTGCGGAGTTCCAGATCTTTGGAACACCGGCAGCCAATCCGGATCTGACAATAACGGCACTGTCCTGGAATCCGGCTGCTCCGGTTGAGACAGATACTATAACACTCAGTGCTGTAGTCAAAAACACAGGTACTGCGGCGTCCGCAGCAACGAATGTGAACTTCTACCTGGGAACAACACTTGCAGGCACTGCGCAGGCGGGAACACTTGCAGCCGGTGCTTCAGGCAATGTATCGCTGAATATCGGGGCGAAGGATGCAGGGACTTATGCGGTGAGCGCCAAGGTAGACGAAAATAACACGGTAATCGAGCTTAATGAATCCAATAACAGTTATACAAGCCCGTCTTCATTGACCGTCGTACCCGTGTCCAGCTCCGATCTGGTTACCGGAGCGGTCAGCTGGTCACCGGGAAATCCGGCCGGAGGCAATATCATTACCTTTACGGCAGCGATTAAAAACCAGGGGACAGCAGCATCGGCGGGCGGCGCACATAATATTACACTGACTCTGACGGATGCTTCGACGAATGCAGTCATCAAAACGCTGACTGGCTCCTATGGCGGTGTCATCAACAGCGGAGTCACCACAGCACCTGTTACTCTGGGCACCTGGACTGCGGTGAACGGAAAATATAACGTAAAAACACAAATTGCCGTTGACGGAAATGAGCTGCCAGTCAAGCAGGCCAACAACACCGAGACACGCCCGCTGTTCATCGGCCGCGGAGCGAATATGCCATATGACATGTATGAAGCAGAGGATGGTGTCACCGGCGGCGGTGCAGTCAAGCTGGCCGCAAACCGCAATATCGGCGATCTGGCCGGCGAAGCGTCCGGCAGAAGAGCGGTAACGCTGAATACAACCGGCAGCTATGTGGAATTCACAACCAGAGCCAGCACCAATACACTGGTTACCCGGTTCTCGATTCCCGATTCAGCCAGCGGCGACGGCATCAATTCAACATTAAACATTTATGTTAACGGTGTATTTACCAAGGCCATTAATCTGACTTCCAAATATGCCTGGCTGTACGGCTCCGAAACCAGTCCGGGTAACTTACCAGGTGCAGGCTCGCCGCGCCATATTTACGATGAGGCGAATATTATGTTTGACAACACCATCCCGGCCGGCAGCACGATCCGTCTGCAGAAGGACGCTGCCAATACCTCACAGTATGCCATCGACTTTATCAGTCTGGAGCAGGTAACGCCAATAGCAAATCCTGATCCGTCCAAGTACGCTGTACCAGCCGGCTTCACCCATCAGGATGTACAGAATGCCCTGGACAAAGTGCGCATGGATACAACCGGCAAGCTTGAAGGGGTGTATCTGCCTGCAGGCAATTATGAGACATCCAACAAGTTCCAGGTGTACGGCAAAGCGGTTAAGGTAGTCGGAGCCGGCCCGTGGTATACCCGGTTTTATGCCCCGGCCAGCCAATCCAATACGGATGTCGGCTTCAGGGCGACTGACTCGGCGAACGGATCAACCTTTACTGGCTTTGCTTATTTCGGCAACTACACCTCGCGGATCGATGGCCCGGGCAAAGTGTTCGACTTCGCTAACGTTGCGAATATAACGATCGACAACATCTGGACGGAGCATATGGTGTGCATGTACTGGGGAGCGAATACCGATTATATGATCATCCGCAACTCCCGCATCCGTAATACCTTTGCCGATGGCATCAACATGACCAACGGCAGCACTAATAATCTCGTGTCCAATAACGAAGCCCGGGCAACCGGGGATGACAGCTTTGCACTGTTTTCGGCCATTGATGCCGGCGGCTCGGATATGAAAGACAATGTATATGAGAATCTGACGTCCATCCTGACCTGGCGCGCAGCCGGTGTGGCGGTATACGGCGGTTATGCCAATACCTTCCGTAATATCTATATCGCGGATACACTGTGTTACTCGGGTATTACGATTAGCTCGCTGGATTTTGGCTACCCGATGAACGGCTTCGGCGCTACACCGACGACGAACCTGCAGAACATCTCCATTGTCCGGGCAGGCGGGCACTTCTGGGGCTCGCAGACCTTCCCGGCGATCTGGGTGTTCTCGGCGTCCAAGGTGTTTCAAGGCATCCGCGTTAGTGATGTGGATATCATTGATCCGACCTATCATGGCATCATGTTTCAGACCAACTATGTCGGCTCTGCACCTCAGTTCCCGGTTGCGGACACGATCTTTACCAACATTACCATCACCGGTGCCCAAAAAAGCGGCGATGCCTTTGACGCCAAGTCCGGAGTCGGCATTTGGGCTAACGAATCGGCAGAGCCCGGCCAGGGTCCGGCGGTCGGCTCAGTTGTCTTTAACAACCTGAAGATTACCAACACGGTAACTCCGATCAAAAATAACACATCCACTTTTACGATCACAGTTAACCCGTAA
- a CDS encoding DUF4173 domain-containing protein produces MEEKVPIIPRSALSALAAALLLAIVHQYLFYAQKPGVSYPIFVVLFYCFMLYYAREQLRPLKWFDYVWLTAIFLLAMTFMLFSSWFFFGLNFLVLPGLILLHMTYLLSYRRPSWSGIQLVGAALEHFFAQGPRHWPTVFTTIRKSGGEGMKNERKQVYLKVLAGLLISCPLLLIVVSLLSSADGVFHQILNKFPELLERISFSEGFGRTLWSVLLGIGLFSYLWGFVAYKRTERPVIVPKEGEPQMEPFEFSVDPVIATTVLMAVNAVYVLFVSVQFSYLFGAWEGALPTGSTYADYARSGFFELIMVTSINFGLLLLSLLALPKAKARLLAVIRVLLYILVLCSVVMLYSAYSRLALYEQAYGYTEIRFLVHAFMIFLGLLLILAAVRISKKDFPLIKWYVALGLLSYVFMNYIGMDRIIASQNIARYEASGDIDAAYLSGLSWEAVPLLIDFSKQNDDLLKQELSNKWSQRGESQQAWPSFNVSQHRGQQALQQYINASK; encoded by the coding sequence ATGGAAGAGAAAGTTCCCATTATTCCGAGGTCTGCGCTTTCCGCGCTGGCTGCGGCACTGCTGCTCGCAATCGTGCACCAGTATTTATTTTATGCACAGAAGCCCGGAGTTTCGTATCCGATTTTTGTCGTCCTGTTCTATTGTTTCATGCTGTACTATGCGAGGGAGCAGCTGCGTCCGCTGAAATGGTTCGACTATGTATGGCTGACAGCCATTTTTCTGCTCGCGATGACCTTTATGCTATTTTCCAGCTGGTTTTTCTTCGGGCTTAATTTCCTGGTGCTTCCGGGGCTGATTCTTTTACATATGACCTATCTGCTCAGCTACCGCCGGCCTTCCTGGAGCGGAATTCAGCTGGTTGGCGCGGCGCTGGAGCATTTTTTTGCCCAGGGTCCGCGCCACTGGCCTACAGTGTTCACCACAATCCGCAAATCTGGCGGAGAAGGCATGAAAAACGAACGTAAACAAGTCTACCTTAAAGTGCTGGCCGGTCTGCTGATTTCCTGTCCGCTGCTGCTGATCGTAGTCTCGCTGCTCTCCTCGGCAGACGGTGTTTTCCACCAGATTCTCAACAAATTCCCGGAGCTGCTGGAGCGTATTTCCTTCAGTGAAGGCTTCGGCCGGACGCTGTGGAGTGTGTTGCTGGGAATCGGGTTGTTCAGCTATTTATGGGGGTTTGTTGCATACAAACGCACAGAACGGCCGGTTATCGTACCGAAGGAAGGGGAACCGCAGATGGAACCCTTCGAGTTCTCTGTTGATCCGGTAATTGCTACAACCGTCCTGATGGCCGTTAATGCAGTCTATGTGCTGTTTGTAAGTGTCCAGTTCTCCTATCTGTTCGGTGCATGGGAGGGGGCCTTGCCGACGGGAAGTACGTATGCCGATTATGCGCGGAGCGGATTTTTTGAGCTGATTATGGTGACGTCGATTAATTTCGGCCTGCTCCTGCTGTCTCTACTTGCCCTGCCCAAGGCTAAAGCCAGACTGCTCGCTGTCATCCGCGTACTGCTGTATATTCTCGTTCTGTGCTCGGTAGTGATGCTGTATTCGGCCTACTCCCGGCTTGCTTTGTATGAACAGGCTTACGGCTATACAGAGATACGTTTTCTCGTGCATGCGTTTATGATCTTCCTGGGGTTGCTGCTGATTCTCGCGGCTGTGCGTATTAGCAAGAAGGATTTTCCGCTGATAAAATGGTACGTGGCCCTCGGTCTGCTCTCCTATGTTTTCATGAACTATATTGGAATGGACCGGATCATTGCCTCGCAAAATATCGCCCGGTATGAGGCCAGCGGAGATATCGATGCCGCTTACTTGAGCGGATTGTCTTGGGAGGCGGTTCCGCTGCTAATTGATTTCAGTAAACAGAATGATGATCTGCTCAAGCAGGAGCTTAGCAATAAATGGTCCCAGCGGGGAGAGTCGCAGCAGGCATGGCCGTCTTTTAACGTCTCCCAACACCGCGGGCAGCAGGCGCTTCAACAATATATAAATGCGTCAAAATAA
- a CDS encoding methyl-accepting chemotaxis protein — MLRGIRAKILMGFAAVIIVFIVAIAGNTLFQGKATMQTEQINRNYSKLNLVQQLTDKIRTADGLAARYVMSNTEGERTTYLTSYEAIIPEITAAITELQNAGLNEAELSGITKLQGEWSNYLTVLEDAFALAKAGDFPGAQKEFTNLSLDTIIDSQLVFEDVLNKEITAAQSQAASHRGSAMGISLGLTGLSVLLAALIALLLSGRILKPIRDVNSQLQEIADGRADLTRKLTVRTRDEIGQLALTFNQMTGNLGNIIGQVSKSADSLAASSSQLTADSGMTAAVTEKIAGIMGSVASGTDKQMTDLQTNMTTILEMSAAIQQIAASVQDISDASVRSADYALTGDKSLQAAVHQMASINDSIQSLSGQVLGFVNRSQEIGSIVEVIKGIASQTNLLALNAAIEAARAGEQGRGFAVVADQVRKLAEQSGESADLIAKVAAGIQNDAESAVKTMKTSISEVQGGTGIIENAGNAFGEIRISIDSLAGQVQEVSGAVEEITAATDEIVESLRKVTEISETTASSTQHVSAASQEQMASVEQIASSAGTLSTMAQGLQGLVARFNVA; from the coding sequence ATGTTAAGAGGAATTAGGGCAAAAATTCTGATGGGTTTTGCAGCCGTTATCATTGTTTTTATAGTCGCGATTGCCGGCAATACGCTGTTTCAGGGCAAGGCAACGATGCAGACGGAGCAGATTAACCGCAATTACAGCAAGCTGAATCTGGTACAGCAGTTAACGGATAAGATCCGTACAGCTGACGGGCTTGCCGCCAGATATGTAATGAGCAATACCGAGGGGGAGCGGACAACCTATCTGACTTCCTACGAAGCTATCATCCCTGAGATTACTGCAGCGATTACAGAGCTCCAGAATGCCGGGCTGAATGAAGCCGAGCTTTCCGGGATAACTAAGCTTCAAGGGGAATGGAGCAACTATTTGACGGTGCTGGAGGATGCCTTCGCGTTGGCTAAGGCAGGAGATTTCCCGGGTGCGCAAAAGGAGTTCACGAACCTCTCGCTCGATACGATTATTGATTCGCAGCTTGTGTTCGAGGACGTATTGAACAAAGAAATCACAGCGGCGCAGAGCCAGGCAGCCTCACACCGCGGTTCAGCAATGGGCATCAGCCTTGGATTAACAGGTCTGTCAGTGCTGCTGGCTGCGCTGATTGCCCTGCTCCTGTCAGGACGGATTCTGAAGCCGATCCGTGATGTAAACAGCCAGCTGCAGGAAATAGCCGACGGCAGGGCAGATCTGACCCGCAAGCTTACGGTCCGCACCAGGGATGAGATCGGGCAGCTGGCGTTGACCTTTAACCAGATGACCGGCAATCTGGGGAATATCATCGGGCAAGTGAGCAAATCGGCAGACAGCCTGGCAGCTTCTTCTTCACAGCTGACCGCTGACAGCGGAATGACAGCAGCTGTGACTGAAAAAATCGCCGGAATCATGGGCAGCGTAGCCTCCGGAACGGACAAACAGATGACCGATCTGCAGACCAATATGACAACCATACTGGAGATGTCCGCAGCGATTCAGCAGATTGCAGCAAGTGTGCAGGATATTTCAGACGCTTCAGTCCGCTCGGCTGATTATGCCCTTACCGGGGATAAGTCGCTGCAGGCTGCGGTACACCAGATGGCTTCGATTAATGATTCCATACAATCATTGTCCGGACAGGTTCTCGGATTTGTGAACCGTTCGCAGGAAATCGGCAGCATTGTCGAGGTTATCAAAGGCATTGCCTCACAAACCAACCTGCTTGCCCTCAATGCGGCGATTGAAGCGGCGCGGGCCGGAGAGCAGGGCAGAGGGTTTGCTGTAGTGGCTGACCAGGTCCGCAAGCTGGCTGAACAGTCTGGCGAATCAGCCGATCTGATTGCCAAAGTGGCCGCGGGTATCCAAAATGATGCCGAGAGCGCCGTCAAAACAATGAAGACCAGCATCAGCGAGGTTCAAGGCGGAACAGGTATTATCGAAAATGCCGGCAATGCCTTCGGTGAAATCCGTATCTCCATCGATTCACTGGCCGGACAGGTGCAGGAGGTCTCCGGTGCAGTCGAGGAAATTACGGCTGCTACCGATGAGATTGTCGAGTCCCTCCGCAAGGTGACGGAAATCTCAGAGACAACCGCCTCCAGTACACAGCATGTCTCCGCCGCTTCCCAGGAGCAGATGGCTTCCGTAGAACAGATTGCTTCCTCTGCCGGAACGCTTAGTACGATGGCTCAGGGTTTACAGGGGCTGGTGGCCAGATTCAATGTAGCGTGA
- a CDS encoding DIP1984 family protein, whose product MRLAEALVLRADCQRKVAQLKQRLGRVIKVQEGDQPSEPPAELLQELKLTLDELAVWVKKINKTNSLSPFNAELTLSEALAERERIMQHRNILNELLNEASIKQERYGRQEVKFYTTIEVTALQKEVDELSKQYRELDFRIQEKNWSTDLIE is encoded by the coding sequence ATGAGACTAGCAGAAGCACTTGTGTTGCGGGCAGACTGCCAGCGGAAGGTGGCGCAGCTGAAGCAGCGCCTCGGAAGAGTCATTAAGGTTCAGGAAGGAGATCAGCCTTCCGAGCCGCCGGCTGAGCTGCTTCAGGAGCTGAAGCTGACCTTGGATGAACTCGCGGTCTGGGTGAAGAAGATCAACAAAACGAACTCCCTGAGTCCGTTCAATGCTGAACTCACCCTGTCAGAGGCACTGGCTGAACGGGAGCGGATTATGCAGCACCGCAATATCTTGAATGAGCTGCTTAATGAAGCTTCGATCAAACAGGAGCGTTACGGCCGGCAGGAGGTCAAATTTTATACAACGATTGAAGTCACTGCCCTGCAGAAGGAAGTCGACGAACTGTCCAAGCAATACCGTGAGCTCGATTTCCGGATTCAGGAGAAGAACTGGAGCACGGATCTGATAGAGTAA
- a CDS encoding cyclic nucleotide-binding domain-containing protein — translation MQSIIDPEAVRQLAERNGLGKIFSSADIAAMELRRYGDGDVICSVGDRLESMFILMEGKLKIHTLLPNGKSMLVRFARPMSVIGDVELLRQYPVKNEVVAVGSSLLLVASRKMLLRELEENTALLRFLMGELSHKMYTLGQTSALNLLYPVENRFASYLMSLFEETVGGQRVEEIRTSSLTETADLLGTSYRHLNRIVRRFIDEGIIERKRGRLSVLDQTRLAQLANGNLYE, via the coding sequence ATGCAGTCTATCATTGACCCGGAAGCTGTCCGGCAGCTTGCAGAAAGAAACGGTCTGGGTAAAATATTCAGCAGCGCTGACATTGCAGCGATGGAGCTGCGGCGCTACGGGGACGGTGATGTCATCTGCTCCGTCGGCGACCGGCTGGAAAGCATGTTCATTCTGATGGAGGGCAAGCTGAAGATTCATACGCTTTTGCCTAATGGAAAGTCAATGCTGGTGCGGTTCGCCAGGCCGATGTCCGTGATCGGGGATGTAGAGCTGCTGCGGCAATATCCGGTCAAAAATGAAGTGGTGGCTGTCGGCAGCAGCCTATTGCTCGTAGCCTCGCGGAAGATGCTGCTGAGGGAGCTGGAGGAGAATACGGCGCTGCTGCGCTTTCTGATGGGGGAGCTGAGCCACAAAATGTACACCCTCGGCCAGACCTCAGCGCTGAACCTGCTCTATCCGGTGGAGAACCGGTTTGCCAGCTACCTGATGTCCCTGTTCGAGGAGACCGTTGGCGGTCAGCGGGTCGAGGAGATCCGTACCTCCAGCCTGACCGAGACAGCGGATCTGCTTGGTACCAGCTACCGGCACCTGAACCGGATCGTCCGGCGCTTCATCGACGAAGGGATTATTGAGCGCAAACGCGGCAGGCTGAGCGTGCTGGATCAGACCCGGCTGGCCCAGCTGGCCAACGGGAATTTATACGAATAG